The following proteins are encoded in a genomic region of Bufo bufo chromosome 11, aBufBuf1.1, whole genome shotgun sequence:
- the LOC120981474 gene encoding REST corepressor 1-like: MWSPNKDLTEAKLDEYITSAKALYGYDEVQALGWLLVHEHDMEAALADMPNFTPSAEEWTEEDKSLFDKAFDIHGKSFKDFQKMVTSVQRPLMIHKGLLKR; the protein is encoded by the exons ATGTGGTCTCCTAATAAAGATCTAACAGAGGCCAAAT TGGATGAATACATAACGAGTGCCAAAGCGCTTTATGGCTATGATGAGGTGCAG GCGCTCGGCTGGCTCCTGGTGCACGAGCACGACATGGAGGCAGCCCTGGCGGACATGCCAAACTTCACTCCTTCGGCTGAAGAGTGGACAGAGGAGGACAAGTCCTTGTTTGATAAGGCTTTTGACATCCATGGAAAGTCCTTCAAAGATTTTCAGAAAATGGTAACTTCTGTGCAGAGGCCATTAATGATACATAAGGGTCTGTTAAAGCGCTAG